The Geobacillus stearothermophilus ATCC 12980 genome contains a region encoding:
- a CDS encoding RecQ family ATP-dependent DNA helicase, producing MDELTKTLHERFGHASFRPGQRDVIEDVLSGRDVLAMLPTGSGKSLCYQLPAYFLPGSVLIVSPLVSLMEDQVEQLRRRGEKRVVAFHSLLDAEEKWQALASLPDFLFIYASPEMLQSETFLAALRRARVSLFVVDEAHCISQWGYDFRPDFLKLGAVRHALGSPPCLALTATATPEVQEDIIRTLGMERTRRHIYSVDRPNIALAVEHCLSVEDKAARLAECAKRLRGPGIVYFSSRQWAEEMARRLAQNGAGRVAYYHAGMDGEQRLLVQQQFLYDELDIVCCTSAFGMGVDKGNVRFVLHFHMPAQLEAYVQEIGRAGRDGAPSLAVLFYADGDRAIAQAVAEAELPDSTALREWCRRLPEDAVGGGWRAMVDAGGFTDIQKRLLAYFLEWGQTAAPEQLTAAAKERLYERMAAAIEARRRWKRKKLREMEEWVHASSCRRAAIVRAFGEELSDKPDACCDNCGLETDRFMADGRRPEPAPVRPWREELWHMFFGGRRRDEAAK from the coding sequence TTGGATGAATTAACGAAAACATTGCATGAGCGGTTCGGGCACGCGTCGTTTCGGCCCGGACAGCGCGATGTGATCGAAGACGTGCTCAGCGGGCGCGATGTGCTGGCGATGCTGCCGACTGGAAGCGGCAAATCGCTTTGCTATCAGCTGCCGGCGTATTTCCTCCCGGGGAGCGTGCTCATTGTCTCGCCGCTCGTCTCCTTAATGGAAGATCAAGTCGAGCAGCTGCGCCGGCGCGGTGAAAAGCGCGTTGTCGCGTTCCATAGTTTGCTCGATGCGGAAGAAAAATGGCAAGCCCTCGCCTCGCTTCCAGATTTTCTCTTTATTTATGCCTCACCGGAAATGCTGCAATCTGAAACGTTTTTGGCGGCGCTCCGGCGCGCTCGTGTTTCGTTGTTTGTCGTCGATGAGGCGCATTGCATTTCACAGTGGGGTTATGATTTTCGCCCGGACTTTTTGAAGCTCGGAGCGGTCCGCCATGCGCTCGGTTCGCCGCCGTGTCTGGCGCTGACGGCGACGGCTACGCCGGAAGTGCAGGAGGACATCATCCGCACGCTCGGGATGGAGCGGACGCGCCGCCATATTTATTCCGTCGACCGCCCGAACATCGCCTTGGCGGTGGAACATTGCTTATCGGTTGAGGACAAAGCTGCGCGCTTGGCCGAATGCGCGAAACGGCTCCGAGGACCGGGGATCGTGTACTTTTCAAGCCGGCAGTGGGCTGAAGAAATGGCGCGCCGGCTAGCGCAAAACGGGGCGGGTCGGGTCGCCTATTACCACGCCGGCATGGATGGGGAACAACGGCTGCTTGTGCAGCAGCAGTTTTTATATGACGAGCTCGACATCGTTTGTTGCACAAGCGCGTTCGGCATGGGGGTGGACAAAGGAAACGTCCGTTTTGTGCTTCACTTTCATATGCCGGCCCAGCTTGAGGCGTATGTGCAGGAAATCGGGCGCGCCGGGCGTGATGGGGCGCCAAGCCTTGCGGTATTGTTTTACGCGGACGGCGACCGGGCGATCGCCCAGGCGGTCGCCGAAGCGGAGCTTCCCGACTCGACTGCGCTCCGCGAGTGGTGCCGGCGGCTGCCGGAAGACGCCGTCGGCGGTGGATGGCGCGCTATGGTTGATGCCGGCGGATTTACGGACATACAAAAACGGCTGTTGGCGTACTTTTTAGAATGGGGACAAACAGCGGCGCCCGAACAGCTGACGGCCGCGGCGAAGGAGCGGCTGTATGAACGGATGGCCGCTGCCATCGAGGCGCGGCGGCGTTGGAAGCGAAAAAAATTGCGCGAAATGGAGGAATGGGTGCACGCCTCTTCATGCCGGCGCGCGGCGATTGTCCGCGCGTTCGGGGAGGAGCTATCGGACAAACCGGATGCTTGCTGCGACAACTGCGGCCTGGAGACGGACCGTTTCATGGCGGACGGCCGCCGTCCCGAGCCGGCGCCCGTCCGGCCTTGGCGCGAGGAGCTATGGCATATGTTTTTTGGCGGGAGGCGGCGCGATGAGGCGGCAAAGTGA
- a CDS encoding helix-turn-helix domain-containing protein, which produces MRHGYASFLLAHCLRRLNGERTLAAVYHLLSGKKSAQTLQDCKWFQLAPFFGTWKDVTMDRLEEAALVLVRKQRAAPVHDRTYILTEKGRHWLDEQAASFPRYVNGWRYHEVEPLFWQRLSLIGQTLSNLSHGQRFIPICRDERTLLWVKQYLLGKGSRQTLARALYDELIRLLAAVSEEAATVFALRLTSARRIGWTAEQIAAWLQKDVLYVQFQFRNALHYMMAEAEAGRAPVMAELMAGLAPVQLTQSAQKTYEWLQKGKTIDEIAALRRLKKSTIEDHVVELAANVPDFSIDPFVAAERAAAIQAAARALGTRKLKRIREALGGIASYFEIRLVLAKEVGRWMN; this is translated from the coding sequence ATGCGGCACGGTTACGCCTCGTTTTTGCTTGCCCACTGCTTGCGCCGCCTAAACGGTGAACGGACGCTGGCAGCGGTGTACCATTTGTTGTCTGGAAAAAAATCAGCCCAGACGCTGCAAGACTGCAAATGGTTTCAACTTGCGCCGTTTTTCGGTACATGGAAAGACGTGACGATGGACCGATTGGAGGAGGCGGCCCTCGTGCTCGTTCGGAAGCAGCGGGCCGCGCCCGTCCATGATCGGACATATATATTGACGGAAAAAGGGCGGCATTGGCTCGATGAACAGGCGGCATCGTTCCCCCGCTATGTGAACGGCTGGCGCTACCATGAGGTCGAGCCGCTTTTTTGGCAGCGGCTGTCGCTCATTGGGCAGACGCTGTCCAACCTCTCCCATGGACAGCGTTTTATCCCCATTTGCCGCGACGAGCGGACGCTGTTATGGGTGAAGCAGTATTTGCTGGGCAAGGGATCGCGCCAAACGTTGGCGCGGGCGCTTTATGACGAGCTCATCCGGCTGCTTGCGGCTGTTTCTGAAGAAGCGGCGACGGTGTTTGCGCTCCGGCTGACAAGCGCCCGCCGCATCGGCTGGACGGCGGAGCAAATTGCCGCTTGGCTGCAAAAGGATGTGCTGTATGTGCAGTTTCAGTTTCGCAACGCGCTTCATTATATGATGGCTGAAGCCGAAGCCGGGCGCGCCCCGGTGATGGCCGAGCTGATGGCCGGGCTGGCGCCGGTGCAGCTGACACAATCGGCGCAAAAAACGTACGAATGGCTGCAAAAAGGAAAGACGATCGACGAAATCGCCGCCCTTCGGCGCTTGAAAAAAAGTACAATCGAGGATCATGTCGTCGAGTTGGCCGCCAATGTGCCTGATTTTTCGATCGACCCGTTTGTCGCCGCTGAAAGGGCGGCGGCGATCCAGGCCGCGGCGCGGGCGCTCGGGACGCGCAAGCTGAAGCGTATTCGCGAGGCGCTTGGCGGAATAGCGAGTTATTTTGAAATTCGGCTCGTGTTGGCAAAGGAAGTGGGACGTTGGATGAATTAA
- a CDS encoding ferredoxin — MPKYTIVDKETCIACGACGAAAPDIYDYDEDGIAYVTLDDNQGIVEVPDILIDDMMDAFEGCPTESIKVADEPFDGDPNKFD; from the coding sequence ATGCCAAAGTATACGATTGTCGATAAAGAAACATGTATTGCCTGCGGAGCATGCGGCGCGGCAGCTCCGGATATTTACGATTATGACGAGGACGGCATTGCCTACGTCACGCTTGACGACAACCAAGGGATTGTCGAAGTTCCGGACATTTTAATCGACGATATGATGGATGCGTTTGAAGGCTGCCCGACCGAGTCGATCAAAGTCGCTGACGAGCCGTTTGACGGCGATCCAAATAAATTCGACTGA
- a CDS encoding inorganic diphosphatase translates to MAFENKIVEAFIEIPTGSQNKYEFDKERGVFKLDRVLYSPMFYPAEYGYLQNTLALDGDPLDILVITTNPTFPGCVIDTRVIGFLNMVDSGEEDAKLIGVPVEDPRFDEVRSIEDLPQHKLKEIAHFFERYKDLQGKRTEIGTWEGPEAAAKLIDECIARYNEQNKK, encoded by the coding sequence GTGGCATTCGAAAATAAAATTGTCGAAGCGTTTATCGAAATTCCAACCGGCAGCCAAAACAAATACGAGTTCGACAAAGAGCGGGGCGTTTTCAAACTCGACCGCGTCTTGTACTCCCCGATGTTTTACCCGGCTGAGTACGGCTACTTGCAAAATACGCTGGCGCTCGATGGCGACCCGCTCGACATTTTGGTCATCACAACGAATCCGACATTCCCGGGCTGCGTCATCGATACGCGTGTCATCGGCTTTTTGAACATGGTCGACAGCGGTGAGGAGGACGCGAAGCTCATCGGCGTGCCAGTCGAAGACCCGCGCTTTGATGAAGTCCGCTCGATTGAAGACCTGCCGCAGCACAAGCTGAAAGAAATCGCCCACTTCTTTGAACGGTACAAAGACTTGCAAGGCAAGCGGACGGAAATCGGCACATGGGAAGGGCCGGAAGCTGCGGCAAAACTGATCGATGAGTGCATCGCCCGCTACAACGAACAAAACAAAAAATAA
- the serA gene encoding phosphoglycerate dehydrogenase, producing MVRVLVSDAISEEGLAPLRTSAHIDIVQKNVSEAEDELHTFDALLVRSATKVTEELLAKMPKLKIVGRAGVGVDNIDVDAATKRGIVVINAPNGNTISAAEHTFAMMAALVRRIPQAHISVKSREWNRSAFVGNELFGKKLGIIGFGRIGSEVAKRARAFGMTVHVFDPFLTKERAEKLGVSIHSLDEVLAVADIITVHTPLTKETRGLLGTENLAKTKKGVYLINCARGGIIDEQTLIPFLESGHVAGVALDVFEQEPPGDHPLLAFDNVIVTPHLGASTVEAQLNVATQVAEELLHFFEGQPVTSSINLPALSKDVYEKIQAFYHLGRKLGLIASQFMNIPVQELSVTYAGTVADLETTYITRSLLAGFLRPRVASTVNEVNAAMVAKERGITYGEKFSDETHGYANCISLTVHGENKTFTIKGTHVPNYGDRIVHFDGVTIDFAPEGHLLYIQHHDRPGMIGKVGNVLGAHNVNIATMQVGRQEAGGKAMMILSLDKPVDDAVLKALAQIDDIETVKRLEA from the coding sequence GTGGTTCGCGTACTCGTTTCCGACGCCATTAGCGAAGAAGGCTTGGCGCCGCTCCGCACATCGGCGCACATCGACATCGTTCAAAAAAACGTGAGCGAAGCGGAGGACGAATTGCACACGTTTGACGCCTTGCTTGTGCGCAGCGCAACGAAAGTGACGGAAGAATTGTTGGCGAAAATGCCGAAGCTGAAAATTGTCGGCCGCGCCGGGGTCGGCGTCGACAACATTGACGTCGACGCCGCGACGAAACGCGGCATTGTCGTCATTAACGCGCCGAACGGCAATACGATTTCCGCCGCAGAGCATACGTTTGCCATGATGGCTGCGCTCGTCCGCCGCATCCCGCAAGCGCACATTTCTGTCAAATCGCGGGAATGGAACCGCTCGGCGTTTGTCGGCAACGAGCTGTTCGGCAAGAAATTGGGCATCATCGGCTTCGGCCGCATCGGATCAGAAGTAGCAAAGCGGGCACGGGCGTTCGGCATGACCGTGCACGTCTTCGACCCGTTTTTGACGAAAGAGCGGGCGGAGAAGCTCGGCGTCTCCATCCATTCACTTGATGAGGTGCTGGCAGTCGCCGACATCATCACCGTTCATACACCGCTGACGAAAGAAACAAGAGGCTTGCTTGGCACGGAAAATTTGGCGAAGACGAAAAAAGGGGTATACTTAATCAACTGTGCTCGCGGCGGCATTATTGATGAGCAGACGCTCATTCCGTTTTTGGAAAGCGGCCATGTCGCCGGTGTCGCTCTCGACGTCTTTGAACAGGAGCCCCCGGGCGACCACCCGCTGCTGGCGTTTGATAATGTCATCGTTACGCCGCATTTAGGGGCGTCGACGGTTGAAGCGCAACTGAACGTCGCCACCCAAGTCGCTGAAGAGCTGCTCCACTTTTTTGAAGGGCAGCCGGTCACATCATCGATCAACCTGCCGGCGCTGTCGAAAGACGTCTATGAGAAAATTCAAGCATTCTATCATTTAGGCCGAAAGCTCGGTTTAATTGCTTCGCAGTTTATGAACATTCCGGTTCAAGAGCTGTCGGTCACCTACGCCGGCACGGTCGCCGATTTGGAAACGACGTACATCACTCGCAGCTTGCTTGCCGGCTTCCTGCGGCCGCGCGTCGCTTCCACCGTCAATGAGGTAAACGCCGCCATGGTCGCCAAAGAGCGCGGCATCACATACGGCGAAAAATTCTCTGATGAGACGCACGGCTATGCAAACTGCATTTCGCTCACTGTCCATGGCGAGAACAAAACGTTTACGATCAAAGGAACGCATGTGCCGAACTACGGCGACCGCATCGTCCATTTTGACGGCGTCACGATCGATTTCGCGCCGGAAGGCCATCTCCTTTACATTCAGCACCACGACCGCCCGGGGATGATCGGGAAAGTCGGGAACGTGCTCGGGGCGCATAACGTCAACATCGCCACAATGCAAGTCGGCCGCCAAGAAGCGGGCGGAAAAGCCATGATGATCCTATCGCTCGACAAACCAGTCGATGACGCGGTATTAAAAGCGCTGGCGCAAATTGACGATATTGAAACCGTCAAACGGCTCGAAGCGTAA
- a CDS encoding histidinol-phosphatase yields MLTDYHNHLERGTLTLDYLRQFTDEAAKKGIQHFGISEHAYHFYQTKNILSNPWVEARRCYDMADYVRLFHEAWDAGIDVKMSIEMDYTPGKHEEMAEFIRSYEFDYVIGSIHWVDDFGIDLVEFRREWERRDLYDTYRKYFDQVVTLAESNLFDIIGHLDLVKIFKYVPEDEEFLLEQYDRATTALANSKTCVEISTAGLRKPVGELYPDPRLLQMCYDKGIPIVLSSDAHVPGDVGADFDKAVELARSVGYTELMTFSKGERKAVPLG; encoded by the coding sequence GTGCTGACTGATTATCACAACCATTTGGAGCGGGGGACGCTGACGCTCGATTATTTGCGCCAGTTCACCGATGAAGCCGCGAAAAAAGGCATTCAGCATTTTGGCATTTCCGAGCATGCGTATCATTTTTACCAAACGAAAAACATTTTGTCCAACCCGTGGGTGGAGGCGCGCCGGTGCTACGATATGGCCGACTATGTCCGCTTGTTCCACGAAGCGTGGGATGCCGGAATCGACGTGAAAATGTCGATTGAAATGGATTACACTCCCGGCAAACATGAGGAAATGGCTGAGTTTATCCGCTCGTACGAGTTTGACTATGTCATCGGTTCGATCCATTGGGTCGACGATTTCGGCATCGACTTAGTCGAGTTCCGCCGTGAATGGGAACGGCGCGATTTGTATGATACATATCGCAAATACTTTGACCAAGTCGTAACGCTCGCCGAGTCGAACTTATTTGATATTATCGGCCATTTGGATTTGGTGAAAATTTTTAAATACGTTCCGGAAGATGAAGAGTTTTTGCTTGAGCAATACGACCGGGCAACGACAGCGCTCGCCAATTCGAAGACGTGCGTCGAGATCAGCACGGCCGGGCTGCGCAAGCCGGTCGGCGAGCTGTATCCCGATCCGCGGCTGCTGCAAATGTGCTATGACAAAGGCATTCCGATCGTGTTGTCCTCGGACGCGCACGTGCCGGGCGATGTCGGCGCCGACTTTGACAAGGCGGTTGAACTCGCCCGCAGCGTCGGCTATACCGAACTCATGACGTTCTCGAAAGGCGAGCGGAAAGCGGTGCCGCTCGGTTAA
- the sigX gene encoding RNA polymerase sigma factor SigX, whose translation MDPVFEQLYEQYHDDLFNFLYYMVRNREHAEDLVQEVYVKVLRSYKRFKGQCSEKTWLLSIARHVAVDFFRKQKRRQWVKASEWSEEQLGADEPMPEEIAIQNEEIQLMYRCLARCTVDQQLVLVLRFIQSLSIAETAAALGWTESKVKTTQHRALKALKQHMEEEAEWEEWRHEKNFPGMSDASNIALSSCPW comes from the coding sequence ATGGACCCCGTTTTTGAACAGTTGTACGAACAATATCACGATGATTTGTTTAATTTTTTATATTACATGGTGCGAAATCGAGAGCATGCCGAAGATTTAGTGCAAGAAGTGTATGTGAAAGTGCTGCGTTCGTACAAACGGTTTAAAGGGCAATGTAGTGAAAAGACGTGGCTGCTGTCCATTGCGCGCCATGTGGCGGTCGATTTTTTTCGCAAGCAAAAACGACGCCAGTGGGTGAAGGCATCGGAGTGGAGCGAGGAGCAGCTCGGCGCTGACGAGCCGATGCCGGAGGAAATCGCGATTCAAAACGAGGAAATTCAACTCATGTACCGCTGCTTGGCGCGCTGCACGGTCGACCAACAGCTTGTGCTCGTCCTCCGATTCATCCAGTCGCTGTCGATTGCTGAAACGGCGGCTGCGCTCGGCTGGACGGAAAGCAAAGTGAAAACAACGCAGCATCGCGCGTTGAAGGCGCTGAAACAACATATGGAGGAAGAGGCCGAATGGGAGGAGTGGCGGCATGAAAAAAATTTCCCTGGAATGAGCGATGCATCGAACATAGCCTTGAGCAGCTGCCCATGGTGA
- a CDS encoding cob(I)yrinic acid a,c-diamide adenosyltransferase, with translation MKLYTRTGDKGKTSLIGGRVDKDHLRVEAYGTIDEANSFIGWALALLADDERFDDLCAELQKIQHELFDCGGDLAIVNGKLPYKATEEMVAFLEQRIDAYVQEAPPLEKFILPGGSKAAAALHLARTVIRRAERCIVSLQKAEPINDVVLKYMNRLSDYLFAAARVVNARLGVKDVEYERSAIVFRDKEEKQ, from the coding sequence ATGAAATTGTATACACGGACTGGAGACAAAGGAAAAACAAGCTTAATCGGCGGGCGCGTCGATAAAGATCATTTGCGCGTCGAGGCGTATGGGACGATCGATGAGGCGAACTCGTTCATCGGCTGGGCGCTGGCTCTGCTCGCTGACGATGAACGGTTTGACGATCTTTGCGCCGAATTGCAAAAAATTCAGCATGAACTGTTTGACTGCGGCGGCGACTTGGCCATCGTCAACGGCAAGCTGCCGTATAAAGCGACCGAGGAGATGGTCGCCTTTTTGGAGCAGCGCATTGACGCCTATGTCCAAGAGGCGCCGCCGCTTGAAAAGTTTATTTTGCCGGGAGGGTCGAAGGCGGCTGCCGCGCTTCATCTGGCGCGCACGGTGATAAGAAGGGCGGAGCGCTGCATCGTTTCGTTGCAAAAAGCGGAGCCGATCAACGACGTTGTTCTGAAATATATGAACCGCCTGTCCGACTATTTGTTCGCTGCCGCCCGGGTTGTGAACGCCCGCTTAGGGGTGAAGGATGTCGAATATGAGCGGAGCGCCATTGTGTTCCGCGACAAGGAGGAGAAGCAATGA
- a CDS encoding bifunctional adenosylcobinamide kinase/adenosylcobinamide-phosphate guanylyltransferase yields the protein MHFVVGGAFQGKRKWVRERYGISDGVHIVWHDGYQEPYGWPDGAKTAKTVVLDGLEAAIRRLPDPEEWERFFCAWKQWEEGAAGRTVVWIGTDVTQGVVPTDRQERRWRDAVGLCYQRLAAVCHRVDRLWCGLAERLK from the coding sequence ATGCATTTCGTTGTCGGCGGTGCGTTCCAAGGAAAGCGAAAATGGGTGCGGGAACGGTACGGAATAAGCGACGGTGTTCATATCGTATGGCATGACGGCTATCAGGAGCCATACGGGTGGCCGGATGGTGCCAAGACGGCGAAAACAGTTGTCTTGGATGGGCTCGAAGCCGCCATCCGCCGCCTTCCGGACCCAGAGGAATGGGAGCGGTTTTTCTGCGCTTGGAAGCAGTGGGAGGAAGGAGCGGCCGGCCGCACGGTCGTCTGGATCGGGACAGACGTAACGCAAGGCGTCGTTCCGACTGACCGGCAAGAACGGCGCTGGCGCGACGCCGTCGGCCTGTGCTATCAACGGCTTGCCGCCGTATGCCATCGCGTCGACCGGCTTTGGTGCGGGTTGGCGGAACGATTAAAATAA
- a CDS encoding histidine phosphatase family protein — MGRPLAVTLIRHGMTELNRRNAYIGWTDAPLSAAEHSRLRRLRVEWPYPVDCIVTSDLRRCWETAALLFGSREPDWCTSGWRELFFGVWEGKTFAELKTDLAYNRWLESPFSTAPPAGESYVSFQARIKRALAETVALAERMGARHVAIVTHSGPIRFVLEQYAPDVRPFWEWKVPFSGGYTLESTIERWKGGERCISLSAVRSKESENGCGNGTE; from the coding sequence ATGGGGCGTCCTTTGGCTGTTACGCTTATCCGTCATGGGATGACGGAACTGAATCGGCGCAATGCATATATCGGCTGGACGGACGCGCCGCTTTCGGCCGCGGAACATAGCAGGCTGCGCCGTTTGCGGGTCGAGTGGCCATATCCGGTCGACTGCATCGTGACAAGCGATCTTCGCCGTTGCTGGGAGACGGCGGCGCTGCTGTTTGGCAGCCGCGAGCCGGACTGGTGTACGAGCGGATGGCGCGAGCTTTTTTTTGGCGTCTGGGAAGGGAAAACGTTCGCCGAACTCAAAACGGATCTCGCGTACAACCGATGGCTCGAGTCGCCATTTTCGACGGCGCCGCCCGCCGGAGAAAGCTATGTTTCGTTTCAAGCGCGCATCAAACGGGCGCTCGCTGAGACGGTTGCGTTGGCTGAGCGGATGGGCGCCCGCCATGTGGCGATCGTCACCCACAGCGGTCCGATCCGTTTCGTGCTTGAACAATATGCGCCGGACGTTCGCCCGTTTTGGGAATGGAAGGTGCCGTTTTCCGGCGGGTATACGCTCGAATCAACGATCGAGCGTTGGAAAGGGGGAGAACGATGCATTTCGTTGTCGGCGGTGCGTTCCAAGGAAAGCGAAAATGGGTGCGGGAACGGTACGGAATAA
- a CDS encoding adenosylcobinamide-GDP ribazoletransferase: MKRAWNGWLLALQLFTIIPIQRSIEWNAPHVRWLVRTMPLAGALLGTLAALVYGACAALSFGPPSFLALLLLWLGIWLAGGLHADGFMDVSDAFFSYRDAKRRQEIMADSRVGAFAVLSLICLLSFRWLFLHEAIKAGISPALFIAIPLLSRAGAVWLLSAGKLAKSTGMAASLREYSSWRDAAWALGLACLVLLLLPAAGVPPAAVVVLAAAMALCSLAAKPWAEKQFGGVSGDVLGALIEGGETVLWGVLWLLRLSVMG; encoded by the coding sequence ATGAAGCGGGCATGGAATGGCTGGCTGCTGGCGCTGCAGCTGTTTACGATCATTCCCATTCAGCGTTCGATTGAATGGAATGCCCCGCATGTCCGCTGGCTTGTGCGCACAATGCCGCTGGCTGGAGCGCTGCTCGGGACGCTGGCTGCCTTGGTGTACGGCGCCTGTGCGGCGCTTTCGTTCGGTCCGCCTTCTTTTTTGGCTCTCCTTCTTCTTTGGCTTGGCATTTGGCTTGCCGGCGGGCTGCACGCCGACGGTTTTATGGACGTGAGTGATGCCTTTTTTTCGTACCGGGACGCCAAGCGGCGGCAAGAGATCATGGCCGATTCGCGCGTCGGCGCGTTCGCTGTGTTGTCGCTCATTTGTTTGTTATCGTTCCGCTGGCTGTTTTTGCATGAAGCGATCAAAGCGGGCATTTCCCCTGCCCTGTTTATTGCCATTCCACTGCTGTCGAGAGCCGGGGCTGTCTGGCTTCTTTCCGCCGGTAAGCTGGCCAAATCGACAGGAATGGCGGCCTCGCTTCGCGAATATAGTTCATGGCGCGATGCAGCATGGGCGCTGGGATTGGCATGCCTTGTGCTTTTGCTTCTTCCGGCGGCGGGCGTTCCGCCGGCGGCGGTTGTGGTGTTGGCTGCGGCGATGGCGCTTTGTTCCCTCGCGGCAAAGCCGTGGGCGGAAAAGCAGTTTGGCGGCGTGAGCGGCGATGTGCTCGGCGCGCTCATCGAAGGGGGAGAGACCGTGCTATGGGGCGTCCTTTGGCTGTTACGCTTATCCGTCATGGGATGA
- a CDS encoding bifunctional adenosylcobinamide kinase/adenosylcobinamide-phosphate guanylyltransferase, whose amino-acid sequence MIVFVSGAVRSGKSEAAEVCAIRLAAGETLHYVATARAADVEMEERIRRHQERRMGMTAPWVVWEAPEGPDQLLAALRPPDVVLLDCLTMWWANVLFAGDEWKTEEGAFAAARCLLDQVRAWAAACRAVVIVSNELFSGGVPNDLGTFRYMKMLGWLHQQLVAEAEAAAVVECGILRVKKGRWPQ is encoded by the coding sequence ATGATCGTGTTTGTGAGCGGCGCGGTGCGCAGCGGCAAAAGTGAAGCGGCAGAGGTGTGCGCCATCCGGCTGGCCGCTGGCGAGACGCTTCATTATGTTGCCACCGCCCGGGCTGCCGATGTGGAAATGGAAGAGCGCATTCGCCGCCATCAAGAGCGGCGCATGGGGATGACGGCGCCTTGGGTGGTGTGGGAAGCGCCGGAAGGGCCTGATCAGTTGTTGGCTGCACTTCGTCCGCCTGATGTTGTCCTTCTCGACTGCTTGACTATGTGGTGGGCGAATGTGTTATTTGCCGGAGATGAATGGAAAACAGAGGAAGGAGCGTTCGCCGCTGCCCGTTGCCTGCTCGACCAAGTGCGGGCGTGGGCGGCGGCATGCCGCGCTGTTGTCATTGTGTCCAATGAGTTGTTTTCTGGCGGCGTGCCGAATGACCTCGGCACATTTCGCTACATGAAAATGCTCGGTTGGCTTCATCAACAGTTGGTCGCGGAAGCAGAAGCCGCCGCCGTGGTGGAATGCGGTATTCTTCGCGTGAAGAAAGGACGGTGGCCGCAATGA
- the cobD gene encoding threonine-phosphate decarboxylase CobD codes for MRWPAHGANPRALYEQCGLAPPDEYIDFSVNTNPYRLPPSAWPSGEEWIRWAGEYPDSEAKALRELVAKQEQIRPGQVLMTNGAAEAIYLLAALFAGRRVGILEPTFSEYRRACLAYGCDVEGFAADEARGFSYDLDEATAWAGKQDIIFLCHPNNPTGTVMEEGELRSLVDAAHTAGTYVIIDEAFYPFWRGGFTAMRWLGRYPRLIVLRSLTKIHHLAGARLGYVAADEAVIASLKTHQPPWSTNGIAQQLALRFMAMESFVKWTKEQIAAERERVFRSLPAGRYDVSPSVVNFYLLRPCSGRTEELFFHLLKEGVVPRHTMNFPGLDGRYIRLAVKTQVENDRLLEALERWDG; via the coding sequence TTGCGTTGGCCGGCGCATGGGGCGAATCCGCGCGCGTTGTATGAGCAATGCGGATTGGCCCCTCCAGACGAATACATTGATTTCAGCGTCAATACGAATCCGTACCGGCTGCCGCCGTCAGCTTGGCCGAGCGGTGAGGAGTGGATTCGCTGGGCCGGGGAGTATCCGGATTCGGAAGCGAAGGCGCTCAGGGAGCTCGTTGCCAAGCAGGAGCAGATTCGACCCGGACAAGTGCTGATGACGAACGGGGCGGCGGAGGCGATTTATTTGTTGGCCGCGCTATTTGCCGGTCGGCGCGTCGGCATCTTGGAGCCGACGTTTTCCGAGTATCGGCGCGCCTGTCTCGCTTATGGATGCGATGTGGAGGGATTCGCGGCCGATGAAGCGCGGGGCTTTTCTTATGACTTGGATGAAGCGACTGCCTGGGCAGGCAAGCAAGACATTATCTTTTTATGCCATCCGAACAATCCGACGGGGACAGTGATGGAGGAAGGTGAATTGAGATCACTGGTGGACGCGGCGCACACGGCTGGCACCTATGTAATCATCGATGAAGCATTTTATCCGTTTTGGCGCGGCGGGTTTACGGCGATGCGCTGGTTGGGACGCTATCCGCGCCTCATTGTGCTTCGATCGTTGACGAAAATCCATCACCTGGCCGGCGCGCGCCTTGGTTATGTCGCTGCTGACGAGGCGGTGATCGCTTCGCTGAAAACGCATCAGCCGCCATGGAGCACAAACGGCATCGCCCAACAATTGGCGCTTCGTTTCATGGCGATGGAATCGTTTGTCAAGTGGACGAAAGAACAGATCGCCGCCGAGCGGGAGCGGGTGTTTCGGTCGCTGCCTGCCGGGCGGTATGACGTCTCGCCATCGGTCGTGAACTTTTATTTGTTGCGTCCGTGTTCAGGACGGACAGAGGAGCTGTTTTTTCATTTGTTGAAGGAAGGGGTTGTGCCGCGCCATACGATGAATTTCCCGGGGCTTGACGGCCGCTACATCCGGCTCGCCGTCAAAACGCAGGTGGAGAATGACCGGCTGCTTGAGGCGCTTGAGAGGTGGGATGGATGA